The following are encoded in a window of Megalopta genalis isolate 19385.01 chromosome 6, iyMegGena1_principal, whole genome shotgun sequence genomic DNA:
- the LOC117228099 gene encoding uncharacterized protein LOC117228099 isoform X3, with protein sequence MAAPQASSRLELLQARFQQKQLQEKEQKLLQLYDQQQQRAYQVVQRGSAGSNGSSYGSSVSQHTVTKTSSNSHTTSTSQGGKVRQMFDERRQTTVKGIDRSYPLEPLENKPRKQANGNAAPRNGNSTVNRQSVSLKRVVRADVNSNLNAGKPIVSYHEEIARESFGSPGRQQLDDDEFGNENHVAQYANGNHRDELQIEEVLDQDTIERNRMMAKLHLMEYDETLKHRIKNDLESEEFPEDFMVDVPDKHPKQSISKKLSQAEARLERFRNANAKRISNTARNTGPSHVPKKRVDPILPGKAAPSGSKDRKASTSERFEEMLSFSDTERTVKRGIRGSQFYREQPRRSATSYGSDSKARLSRLSPESSRDGRSRSGSPKFFWSESEKSAADRAIDSKAAARSSLNYLNDRSKGGSPKFFCREPGRSATSYAIDSKAVARSSRDYLKDRRSRSGSPEFFCKESGKSATTYAIDRKAGAGSNTIGRSSPDFSKDRRSRSGSPKFFCKESEKSATTYAIDSKAVARSSPDYLKDRRSRSGSPKFFCKESEKSATTYAIDSKAGIVAKPIGRLSPQLSKGSRSRSESPKYFCKEPGQSATNYAIDPKTIRRLSPDFSSDRSRSASPNFFRKESERSATTYAIDPKTKIAAKIIGRSSPVFSEQSRSRSGSPKFFCKESEKSATTYAIDRKTGAGSNTIGRSSPDFSKDRRSRSGSPKFFCKESERSATTYAIDPKAKIAAKIIGRSSPVFSEQSRSRSGSPKFFCKESEKSATTYAIDRKTSVDSNTIGISSPDFSKDRRSRSGSPKFFCKESEKSATTYAIDSKAVARSSPDYLKDRRSRSGSAKFFCKESEKSATTYAIDSKSKKKLASDLSKNRSVVKIEPDSEFVTRISTKSPVTVDDTVDRFIKTHELDKIRTPSPTGSVKSYTKIDAEVDLKPSRAGSPNIFERLAIDRSASPQFLHRESRKFSPTAGMTAKGREIVSKSPNTIRNLLKHRDHRKVSSDKYEFSSARTTSTKSPEFRRTGLRKSNASPQFVSERSATIMFVTPETITKTRTGYARTGQKARSPAFSIGKMNSNIANRFVDSSRRDSPEDVAEKSKRRIRSSVSRYFLEQCERASRNAEAGARNTVQKHRVARNADSYRVSPPVSLKHMEAVGPMSKSPQLHREEPGRFVAANVDRSRSGTPEFFCYETDKMATTVSLKPRPSKDSISPARPESRLSKSPDVITSIKNVNDSRSSSPMYMTDRDKRILTLFPSKHGHSKPSKGLPRKHSKSPLPTTFSKTKSPKTSDAYNINRDTKSGSRRNTPSTSPEFFCYETDKMATTVSLKPRPSRDYSMSPEPARSESRLSNRPDISTSGKNVNETSRSSSPVLAQYIIDSRRSSPGLLSSKDLARKHSKSPPPANTFSNDKSSGSPEFFCYETEKMATTVSLKPRPSNDTGEVYPKSPVGSKRGSSIGPDTRDIDDSRSSSPLLSRYTTEPLRSSLSSTKPKSPKDQLRRHTKTPPSTGTYSKGKSPRNPNVLELPKDTKPVASRSPDFFCYESEKSATTVGLRPRPSNSKSSKFAELRTKSRSPKSPEQLAKEARLAIRRGSGNVLRSTGLIRDIIKHQRNRESDCAASTLSGRVERASGLKQGSKDGPTGNVCSRERELVTLQSETRSFASVERTSEEIAVTDGYAKRGTYSKSSRTSPTNCEPTKSKRTSLDSDMFCLSRKDRGEADTLRGSPSPGGSVFRGTKRRTTEDMPGPEDPGESSGSGRQTVSLSRQAPTLGSIELVRKVMRGGPRAVVKTLKTQELEGEPAAAGGIQRQSNSSVSGTAEVNDGGSSSKNYERTDSVESALRRFDSIDAENGAEPVPDTWRRSGESVAEKRQTEESRAESFEDDSRTISLKALERSAHSPRSTGSKPSGTRLKRTSTSEPSCRAKAAKREEESDRRRKRIAKGGDSAETAGRTRALACRRKLFRDVDSAVERARSRRDKVGKSSKSESTGSRRANKAGSATGMSDGDGSLSVKHLRSIEDIRRSIEDTSSSYREEARASRSAVASNASRGEGKPRVSSSVACDRVGKQVSQAKRSERLGASRDSERFVKSATGFSRVAKSPSLEPTKPAETNIRARRSVLSPPSKSPDMATRIALFQRPSTELKGSDAKPTKRTTPTKDAEPIGNRKTTATTTTTRKSTDVVDGDTVLENGLHLQDQTVETKYDNDLHTAKKTFVIDDDEQPPKENNGLFPRKPLLKRPSIEKQTPSVLMQASSSTPKSKMTLKPKTSNVASSSSRSSASSKSGSNCTPDLLVPCKICGRSFAQERVGLHEQICTKTGQKKRKLFDSVMFRVKGTELEKFVKKGCAKKQQPEKPPETKSNWRRKHEDFINAIRSAKQVQAHLAAGGKLSDLPPPPPSDTSDYIQCPHCGRKFNKSAADRHIPKCEHMLHNKPVHSRAPKPRR encoded by the exons GCCCGGTTCCAGCAGAAGCAGCTCCAGGAGAAGGAACAGAAGTTGCTGCAGCTTTACGACCAGCAACAGCAACGGGCTTATCAAGTGGTGCAACGTGGCAGCGCCGGCTCGAACGGCTCGAGTTATGGCTCCTCCGTCAGCCAACACACCGTCACAAAGACCTCGAGCAACAGCCACACAACCTCGACCTCGCAGGGTGGAAAG gtGAGGCAGATGTTCGACGAGAGGCGACAAACGACCGTGAAAGGCATCGACAGGAGCTACCCGTTGGAGCCGCTGGAGAACAAACCGCGAAAGCAGGCGAATGGAAACGCGGCACCCAGAAACGGGAATTCGACGGTGAACCGGCAATCGGTGTCCTTGAAACGCGTGGTCCGGGCCGACGTGAACAGCAACCTAAACGCCGGCAAGCCGATCGTCTCCTATCACGAGGAAATCGCTCGCGAATCGTTCGGCTCGCCCGGGCGCCAGCAGCTAGACGATGACGAGTTCGGGAACGAGAACCACGTTGCGCAGTATGCAAATGGAAATCATCGAGACGAG CTACAGATCGAAGAGGTGCTGGACCAGGACACAATAGAGAGAAACCGCATGATGGCAAAGCTCCACTTGATGGAGTACGACGAGACGCTGAAGCACCGCATTAAAAACGACCTCGAGAGCGAGGAATTCCCGGAGGATTTCATGGTGGATGTTCCTGACAAGCATCCGAAACAAAGTATTTCGAAGAAGCTATCCCAGGCGGAGGCGAGATTGGAGCGTTTCAGAAACGCTAATGCGAAGCGCATTAGCAACACCGCGAGAAACACCGGTCCGTCGCACGTCCCGAAGAAAAGGGTCGATCCAATTTTGCCAGGAAAAGCTGCCCCCAG CGGAAGCAAGGATAGAAAAGCGTCGACTTCTGAACGATTCGAGGAGATGCTGTCGTTCTCGGATACGGAGAGAACCGTGAAACGGGGGATTCGCGGCTCGCAATTTTATCGCGAGCAGCCGCGGAGATCCGCGACTAGTTATGGGAGCGATTCCAAAGCTAGGTTGTCGAGATTATCGCCGGAATCTTCGAGGGACGGCAGATCTAGGAGCGGAAGCCCGAAATTCTTTTGGAGCGAGTCCGAGAAGTCTGCCGCGGATCGTGCGATTGATTCGAAGGCGGCTGCAAGATCATCGCTAAATTACTTGAACGACAGATCCAAAGGTGGAAGTCCAAAATTCTTTTGCAGAGAACCTGGGAGATCAGCAACGAGTTATGCGATCGATTCTAAAGCTGTTGCGAGATCATCGCGTGATTACTTAAAGGACAGGAGATCCAGGAGCGGGAGCCCCGAGTTCTTTTGCAAAGAATCTGGAAAGTCAGCAACGACTTATGCGATTGATAGAAAAGCAGGTGCAGGTTCAAATACCATTGGAAGATCGTCGCCTGATTTTTCAAAAGACAGAAGATCTCGTAGCGGAAGCCCGAAATTCTTTTGCAAGGAATCGGAAAAATCAGCGACGACTTATGCGATCGATTCTAAAGCTGTTGCGAGATCATCGCCTGATTACTTAAAGGACAGGAGATCCAGAAGCGGAAGCCCCAAGTTCTTTTGCAAAGAATCTGAAAAGTCAGCAACGACTTATGCGATCGATTCTAAAGCAGGAATAGTTGCGAAACCTATTGGAAGATTATCTCCTCAGCTCTCGAAAGGCAGTAGATCTCGGAGTGAAAGCCCTAAATACTTTTGCAAAGAACCAGGACAGTCTGCAACGAATTATGCGATTGATCCGAAAACCATTCGAAGATTATCTCCAGATTTTTCAAGCGACAGATCTCGGAGTGCAAGCCCgaatttctttcgcaaggaATCTGAAAGGTCGGCGACGACTTACGCGATTGATCCGAAAACAAAAATAGCTGCAAAAATCATTGGAAGATCTTCGCCGGTTTTTTCAGAACAGAGTAGATCCAGAAGTGGAAGCCCAAAATTCTTTTGCAAGGAATCGGAAAAATCGGCGACGACTTATGCGATTGATAGAAAAACAGGAGCAGGTTCAAATACCATTGGAAGATCGTCGCCTGATTTTTCAAAAGACAGAAGATCTCGTAGCGGAAGCCCGAAATTCTTTTGCAAGGAATCTGAAAGGTCGGCGACGACTTACGCGATTGATCCGAAAGCAAAAATAGCTGCAAAAATCATTGGAAGATCTTCGCCGGTTTTTTCGGAGCAGAGTAGATCCAGAAGTGGAAGCCCCAAATTCTTTTGCAAAGAATCTGAAAAGTCAGCAACGACTTATGCGATTGATAGAAAAACAagtgtagattcaaataccatTGGAATATCGTCGCCTGATTTTTCAAAAGACAGAAGATCTCGTAGCGGAAGCCCGAAATTCTTTTGCAAGGAATCGGAAAAATCGGCGACGACTTATGCGATTGATTCCAAAGCTGTTGCAAGATCATCGCCTGATTATTTAAAAGACAGGAGATCCAGAAGCGGGAGCGCCAAGTTCTTTTGCAAGGAATCGGAAAAATCGGCAACAACTTATGCGATCGATTCGAAAAGCAAGAAGAAATTGGCTTCGGACCTTTCAAAGAATCGTTCTGTCGTAAAGATAGAACCCGACAGCGAGTTTGTAACAAGAATCTCTACAAAATCACCCGTGACGGTGGACGACACCGTGGACAGATTCATCAAGACTCACGAACTTGATAAGATCAGAACTCCTTCGCCGACAGGAAGCGTAAAAAGTTACACGAAAATCGATGCTGAAGTCGATCTGAAACCAAGTCGAGCTGGTTCGCCAAATATTTTCGAGAGACTTGCAATAGATCGAAGCGCCAGTCCTCAATTTTTACATCGCGAGTCCAGAAAATTCTCTCCAACGGCAGGAATGACTGCCAAGGGACGCGAGATCGTATCGAAATCCCCAAACACGATTCGAAACCTTTTAAAGCATCGCGACCATAGAAAAGTTTCGTCCGACAAATATGAATTTTCCAGTGCTCGAACCACGTCTACAAAATCGCCGGAGTTTCGAAGGACGGGCTTAAGAAAGTCAAACGCGAGTCCGCAATTTGTCTCCGAGCGATCTGCCACGATCATGTTCGTGACCCCGGAAACGATAACGAAAACGAGAACAGGCTACGCAAGGACAGGACAGAAAGCGCGGAGCCCCGCTTTCTCGATCGGCAAGATGAACAGTAATATCGCGAACAGATTCGTGGACTCGAGCAGAAGAGACTCCCCCGAAGACGTTGCCGAAAAATCCAAACGGAGAATACGAAGCTCGGTGTCGCGATACTTTCTCGAGCAATGCGAGAGAGCTTCGAGAAACGCAGAAGCTGGTGCAAGAAACACCGTCCAAAAGCACAGAGTTGCTAGAAATGCTGATTCGTATCGAGTCTCGCCTCCGGTCTCGTTGAAACACATGGAGGCGGTCGGTCCAATGAGTAAGAGTCCGCAACTTCATCGGGAAGAGCCTGGGAGGTTCGTTGCGGCGAACGTGGATCGAAGTAGAAGCGGAACACCGGAATTTTTTTGTTACGAAACGGATAAGATGGCTACAACGGTGAGCCTGAAGCCTAGGCCCTCTAAAGACTCGATAAGTCCTGCGCGGCCTGAGAGCAGGCTATCGAAGAGCCCCGATGTCATAACTTCGATTAAGAATGTTAACGACAGCAGAAGCAGCAGTCCTATGTACATGACGGACAGGGATAAAAGAATTTTAACACTTTTCCCTTCCAAGCATGGCCATTCCAAGCCCTCGAAGGGCCTTCCACGTAAACATTCCAAGAGTCCCCTACCAACGACTTTCTCTAAAACTAAATCACCGAAAACTTCTGACGCCTACAACATAAATAGAGATACAAAATCAGGTAGCAGAAGAAATACGCCATCAACAAGTCCGGAATTCTTTTGCTACGAAACAGACAAAATGGCTACAACCGTGAGCCTGAAGCCCAGACCCTCGAGGGATTATTCTATGAGCCCCGAACCTGCGAGGTCTGAGAGCAGATTGTCGAACAGACCGGATATCTCTACTTCCGGCAAGAATGTTAACGAAACTAGCAGGAGCAGCAGTCCTGTGTTAGCACAATATATAATAGACAGTAGAAGATCGTCCCCGGGACTCTTGTCCTCGAAGGATCTTGCACGCAAACATTCGAAGAGCCCTCCACCAGCAAACACCTTTTCCAACGATAAGTCATCCGGAAGTCCAGAGTTCTTCTGCTATGAAACAGAAAAGATGGCTACAACCGTCAGCTTGAAACCCAGACCCTCTAATGACACAGGAGAGGTCTATCCTAAGAGTCCTGTCGGGTCTAAGCGCGGATCGTCGATCGGTCCTGACACCAGGGACATCGATGATAGCAGAAGCAGTAGCCCTTTGTTATCACGATACACAACAGAGCCGCTGCGTAGCTCGCTATCGTCCACCAAACCGAAATCCCCAAAGGACCAACTGCGCCGGCATACCAAAACTCCTCCATCCACAGGTACCTACTCTAAAGGTAAATCGCCTAGAAATCCCAACGTCCTCGAATTGCCAAAAGATACGAAACCTGTCGCAAGCAGGAGCCCAGACTTCTTCTGCTACGAGAGCGAAAAGTCAGCCACGACGGTCGGCTTGCGACCTAGGCCGAGTAACTCGAAGAGCTCCAAGTTCGCAGAGCTGCGGACCAAAAGCAGATCGCCTAAAAGCCCCGAGCAGTTGGCTAAAGAGGCCAGGCTAGCCATTCGCAGAGGGTCCGGCAATGTTCTGCGATCGACGGGATTGATTCGCGATATCATAAAGCATCAAAGAAATCGTGAGAGCGATTGCGCTGCCTCGACTCTGTCCGGGAGGGTGGAGAGAGCATCGGGATTGAAACAGGGATCGAAGGACGGACCGACCGGAAACGTTTGCTCGCGAGAACGCGAGCTTGTTACCTTGCAGTCCGAGACAAGAAGCTTCGCATCCGTGGAGAGGACCTCTGAGGAGATCGCCGTGACCGATGGATACGCGAAGCGGGGCACTTACTCGAAGTCATCGAGAACGTCGCCGACTAATTGCGAGCCGACCAAGAGCAAAAGAACTTCGTTAGACTCCGACATGTTCTGTTTATCGCGGAAGGATAGAGGAGAGGCGGACACCCTCCGCGGAAGTCCTTCTCCGGGAGGATCGGTTTTCCGCGGCACGAAGCGCCGTACGACGGAAGATATGCCCGGCCCAGAGGATCCCGGCGAAAGTTCGGGATCCGGGAGGCAAACAGTCAGCCTGTCGAGGCAGGCTCCAACTTTGGGCTCCATAGAACTCGTGCGGAAGGTCATGAGGGGCGGGCCAAGAGCCGTCGTTAAGACTTTAAAAACACAGGAGCTCGAGGGCGAGCCGGCCGCGGCTGGCGGAATACAAAGGCAAAGTAATTCCAGCGTATCTGGGACGGCCGAGGTGAACGACGGAGGATCATCGAGCAAGAATTATGAGCGGACGGACTCGGTCGAGTCGGCACTCAGGCGGTTCGACTCTATTGACGCAGAGAACGGCGCCGAGCCGGTTCCAGATACTTGGCGGCGGAGCGGGGAATCGGTAGCAGAGAAAAGACAAACGGAGGAATCGAGGGCCGAGAGCTTCGAGGACGATTCGAGAACGATTTCGCTAAAGGCGCTCGAGCGGAGCGCGCATTCCCCGCGGAGCACCGGGAGCAAACCTTCGGGAACGCGTTTGAAGAGGACCTCGACGAGCGAGCCTTCCTGCCGAGCCAAGGCCGCTAAGCGGGAGGAGGAGTCGGATCGACGTCGGAAAAGAATCGCGAAGGGTGGAGACTCCGCCGAAACCGCTGGGAGAACCAGAGCCCTGGCATGCAGGCGCAAACTCTTCCGAGACGTCGATTCGGCCGTGGAGAGAGCGAGATCGCGCAGAGATAAGGTCGGCAAGTCGAGCAAGAGCGAGTCGACCGGCTCGAGAAGGGCAAACAAAGCGGGATCGGCAACAGGTATGTCGGACGGGGATGGTTCTCTGTCGGTGAAACACCTGAGATCGATCGAGGACATTCGGCGATCCATCGAGGACACGAGCTCCTCCTATCGCGAGGAGGCGAGGGCGTCGAGATCAGCGGTCGCGAGTAATGCTTCGAGAGGCGAGGGGAAGCCGCGTGTGTCGAGTAGCGTTGCATGCGATAGAGTCGGGAAACAGGTGTCccaggcgaaacgatcggagAGACTTGGCGCTTCGCGAGATTCGGAACGATTTGTTAAGTCCGCGACCGGTTTCTCCAGGGTGGCGAAGAGTCCCAGTCTAGAGCCGACGAAGCCGGCCGAGACGAACATCCGAGCGAGGAGGAGCGTGCTTTCGCCGCCGTCGAAGAGTCCCGACATGGCGACGAGG ATCGCTTTGTTCCAGCGCCCTTCCACAGAATTGAAAGGTTCGGACGCGAAACCGACCAAACGGACAACGCCTACCAAAGATGCTGAGCCAATTGGAAATAGAAAGACAACCGCAACTACGACGACCACGAGGAAATCGACGGATGTCGTCGACGGTGATACCGTACTCGAGAATGGTCTGCATTTACAGGACCAAACGGTCGAAACGAAGTACGATAACGACCTGCATACAGCGAAGAAGACATTTGTTATCGACGACGACGAGCAACCGCCGAAGGAAAATAACGGACTATTTCCAAGGAAGCCGCTGTTAAAAAGACCGTCCATCGAA AAACAGACACCCTCCGTCCTTATGCAGGCCAGCAGTTCCACCCCAAAGTCTAAAATGACTTTGAAGCCGAAGACGTCCAATGTCGCCTCATCCTCGTCCAGGTCATCGGCTTCCTCGAAAAGCGGATCGAATTGTACCCC CGACCTCCTGGTTCCCTGTAAAATATGCGGACGTTCTTTCGCCCAAGAACGCGTTGGCCTGCACGAACAAATCTGCACAAAAACGGGTCAAAAGAAGAGAAAGCTATTCGATTCGGTAATGTTTCGAGTAAAAGGTACCGAGCTAGAGAAATTCGTGAAAAAAGGATGCGCCAAAAAGCAGCAACCCGAG AAACCTCCGGAGACGAAGAGCAACTGGCGGCGCAAACACGAGGACTTCATTAACGCCATACGCTCGGCGAAACAGGTCCAGGCGCACCTGGCCGCAGGGGGCAAGCTGAGCGacctgccgccgccgccgcccagCGACACCAGCGATTACATCCAGTGCCCCCATTGCGGTAGGAAATTCAACAAATCCGCCGCCGATCGTCACATTCCCAAATGCGAGCACATGCTGCACAACAAACCGGTGCACTCCCGGGCACCGAAACCGAGACGCTAA